The Streptomyces kanamyceticus genome window below encodes:
- the ndgR gene encoding IclR family transcriptional regulator NdgR, with translation MDNSSGVGVLDKAALVLGALESGPATLAGLVAATGLARPTAHRLAVALEHHRMVARDMQGRFILGPRLAELAAAAGEDRLLATAGPVLTHLRDVTGESAQLYRRQGDMRICVAAAERLSGLRDTVPVGSTLTMKAGSSAQILMAWEEPERLHRGLQGARFTATALSGVRRRGWAQSIGEREPGVASVSAPVRGPSNRVVAAVSVSGPIERLTRHPGRMHAQAVIDAAGRLSEALRRTG, from the coding sequence ATGGACAACTCTAGCGGCGTCGGCGTCCTCGACAAGGCAGCCCTTGTCTTGGGCGCTCTGGAGTCCGGTCCGGCCACCCTCGCAGGACTGGTCGCGGCCACCGGGCTCGCACGACCCACGGCCCACCGACTGGCCGTGGCACTGGAACACCACCGGATGGTGGCGCGGGACATGCAGGGCCGTTTCATCCTCGGCCCGCGCCTCGCCGAACTGGCCGCGGCAGCGGGCGAGGACCGCCTGCTCGCGACGGCGGGCCCGGTCCTCACGCATCTGCGCGACGTGACGGGCGAGAGCGCGCAGCTCTACCGCCGCCAGGGCGACATGCGCATCTGCGTCGCCGCGGCGGAGCGCCTCTCGGGCCTGCGGGACACGGTCCCCGTGGGCTCCACGCTCACCATGAAGGCGGGCTCTTCGGCGCAGATCCTGATGGCCTGGGAGGAGCCGGAGCGCCTGCACCGCGGCCTCCAGGGCGCCCGCTTCACGGCCACCGCCCTCTCCGGAGTACGCCGCAGGGGCTGGGCCCAGTCGATCGGCGAGCGCGAGCCGGGCGTCGCCTCGGTCTCCGCGCCGGTGCGCGGTCCTTCCAACCGCGTGGTCGCCGCCGTCTCGGTCTCCGGACCGATCGAGCGCCTGACCCGCCACCCGGGCCGCATGCACGCGCAGGCGGTCATCGACGCGGCAGGACGCCTCTCCGAGGCGCTGCGCCGCACCGGCTGA
- a CDS encoding DUF4188 domain-containing protein encodes MSGKPIEGRMTADAQGGVVVFHIGMRINNFRAVRSWWPVFRAMPRMLKELSRDRETGMLGYRLLLGGTRLMYVVQYWESQEKLLAYAAASDKEHRPAWAAFNRRIREGKGKVGFWHETFVVPAGAHEAVYVNMPEFGLGAATGVIPVGRRGERAADRLRAA; translated from the coding sequence ATGAGCGGCAAGCCGATCGAAGGGCGCATGACCGCCGACGCGCAGGGTGGCGTGGTGGTCTTCCACATCGGGATGCGCATCAACAACTTCCGTGCCGTCCGCAGCTGGTGGCCGGTCTTCCGCGCGATGCCGCGCATGCTCAAGGAGCTGTCGCGGGACCGGGAGACCGGAATGCTGGGCTACCGGCTGCTGCTCGGTGGCACGCGTCTGATGTACGTCGTCCAGTACTGGGAGTCGCAGGAGAAGCTACTGGCCTATGCGGCCGCGAGCGACAAGGAACACCGGCCCGCGTGGGCCGCCTTCAACCGGCGCATCCGGGAGGGCAAGGGGAAGGTCGGCTTCTGGCACGAGACCTTCGTCGTGCCGGCCGGGGCGCATGAGGCCGTGTACGTCAACATGCCGGAGTTCGGCCTGGGGGCGGCCACGGGCGTGATTCCGGTGGGTCGGCGCGGCGAGCGGGCGGCCGATCGCCTCCGGGCGGCCTGA
- a CDS encoding MerR family transcriptional regulator, which produces MRLAELSRRSGVPTATIKYYLREGLLPAGHRVSATQAEYDETHLQRLRLVRALIQVGRVPIASAREVLTALEDDSLDHNSRLGTAVWALPHGPESTEEDTAAQEARRTVDALLAGLGWANAQEYADESPAYRMLVTAVATLSRLGYPCAVDDLTPYARAGHQLAVADLDLIERYASPDRQLEAAVALTVLYEPVLLSLRRIAQAEESNRRYGPDGSDPE; this is translated from the coding sequence ATGAGACTGGCGGAGCTGAGTCGGCGCAGCGGGGTCCCCACGGCCACGATCAAGTACTACTTGCGCGAGGGCCTGCTGCCCGCCGGGCACCGGGTGAGCGCCACCCAGGCCGAGTACGACGAGACGCATCTGCAGCGGCTGCGCCTGGTGCGCGCGCTGATCCAGGTGGGCCGGGTGCCGATCGCCTCGGCGCGCGAGGTGCTGACCGCCCTGGAGGACGACTCGCTGGACCACAACTCCCGCCTGGGCACGGCCGTATGGGCCCTGCCGCACGGCCCCGAATCCACCGAGGAGGACACGGCCGCGCAGGAGGCGCGCCGCACGGTCGACGCGCTGCTCGCCGGTCTCGGCTGGGCCAACGCCCAGGAGTACGCGGACGAATCACCGGCCTACCGGATGCTGGTGACCGCGGTGGCCACCCTCTCCCGCCTCGGATACCCCTGCGCCGTCGACGACTTGACGCCTTACGCCCGCGCGGGCCACCAACTGGCCGTCGCCGATCTGGACTTGATCGAGCGGTACGCGTCGCCCGACCGGCAGCTGGAGGCGGCCGTCGCGCTCACGGTGCTGTACGAGCCGGTGCTGCTGAGCCTGCGCCGGATCGCACAGGCCGAGGAGTCCAACCGCCGCTACGGGCCGGACGGTTCGGACCCGGAGTGA
- a CDS encoding HAD family hydrolase, whose product MPIRAVVWDIDDTIFDYARADAAGMLAHLTAEGLVERYVSAERALVLWREITERHWARFGAGETDFQEQRRDRVRDFLDAPALTAPDADAWFARYVGHYESAWSLFPDTLPALDALAGDYRHAVLSNSALAVQDRKLRLLGVRDRFEAVLCAADLGVSKPAAEAFHAVCTELGLAPAEIAYVGDQPEIDARGARDAGLVGIWLDRNGAARQGPSGVHRISHLSELPALLRADTRFGAPSTFG is encoded by the coding sequence ATGCCGATCAGAGCCGTGGTCTGGGACATCGATGACACGATCTTCGACTACGCGCGCGCCGACGCCGCCGGGATGCTGGCGCACCTCACCGCCGAGGGCCTCGTGGAGCGGTACGTGTCCGCCGAGCGCGCCCTGGTCCTCTGGCGGGAGATCACCGAGCGCCACTGGGCCCGCTTCGGCGCGGGGGAGACGGACTTCCAGGAGCAGCGCCGCGACCGCGTGCGGGACTTCCTCGACGCCCCGGCGCTGACCGCCCCCGACGCCGACGCCTGGTTCGCCCGTTACGTCGGTCACTACGAATCGGCCTGGTCGCTCTTCCCCGACACCCTCCCCGCCCTGGACGCCCTCGCGGGCGACTACCGGCACGCCGTCCTCTCCAACTCCGCCCTGGCCGTCCAGGACCGCAAGCTGCGCCTCCTCGGCGTCCGCGACCGCTTCGAGGCCGTCCTGTGCGCCGCCGACCTCGGCGTCTCCAAGCCCGCCGCCGAGGCCTTCCACGCGGTCTGTACGGAGCTGGGTCTCGCGCCCGCCGAGATCGCCTACGTCGGCGACCAGCCGGAGATCGACGCCAGGGGCGCCAGGGACGCGGGCCTGGTCGGGATCTGGCTCGACCGCAACGGCGCGGCGCGGCAAGGTCCGTCGGGCGTCCACCGCATCTCGCACCTCTCCGAGCTCCCCGCGCTGCTGCGTGCGGATACCCGTTTTGGAGCGCCGTCCACCTTCGGGTAA